Proteins encoded by one window of Paenibacillus sp. DCT19:
- a CDS encoding YfhD family protein: protein MAEHERPGKILTKTEKMKRLQSAKNEDVEFSSESADHDDVEALRRSEAADRRQGRELHE from the coding sequence ATGGCAGAACATGAACGCCCGGGCAAAATTTTGACGAAGACTGAGAAAATGAAACGATTGCAATCTGCAAAAAATGAAGATGTGGAATTTAGTAGTGAGTCAGCTGATCATGATGATGTAGAGGCATTGCGTCGAAGTGAAGCTGCCGATCGTCGTCAAGGAAGAGAGCTGCATGAGTGA
- the dnaJ gene encoding molecular chaperone DnaJ — MAEKRDYYEVLGVGKNASDEEIKKAYRKLARQYHPDVNKADDAEAKFKEVKEAYDVVSDGQKRAQYDQYGHIDPNQGGFGGGGDFGGGGFGDIFDMFFGGGGGGRRDPNAPQRGNDLQYTMTIEFKEAVFGKETDITIPRTEGCDTCHGSGAKPGTKPETCTVCKGSGQQEVVQNTPFGRMVNRRACSNCSGTGQIIKEKCTTCSGSGKVRKQRKIHVRIPAGVDDGAQLRMTGEGEGGLRGGPAGDLYIVIRVKSHDFFEREGDDIYCEIPLTFAQAALGDEIEIPTLTEKVKLKIPAGTQTGTYFRLKGKGVPRLRGMGQGDQHVKVVVVTPSKLNDEQKDLLRQIAALDGEQTHEHEQSFFDRVKRAFRGD, encoded by the coding sequence GTGGCTGAAAAACGTGATTATTATGAGGTGCTCGGCGTTGGCAAAAATGCAAGCGACGAGGAGATCAAAAAGGCATACCGTAAGCTTGCACGTCAGTATCACCCTGACGTAAACAAAGCGGATGATGCGGAAGCCAAGTTCAAAGAAGTGAAGGAAGCTTATGATGTTGTCAGTGACGGCCAGAAACGTGCGCAGTATGACCAATATGGGCATATTGATCCGAATCAAGGTGGATTCGGCGGTGGCGGCGATTTTGGTGGCGGTGGATTTGGCGATATCTTCGATATGTTCTTTGGCGGTGGTGGCGGCGGACGACGCGATCCGAATGCACCGCAACGTGGGAACGATCTGCAATACACCATGACCATTGAGTTCAAAGAGGCTGTCTTTGGTAAAGAAACGGACATTACGATTCCGCGTACTGAAGGTTGTGACACTTGTCACGGTTCAGGTGCTAAACCAGGAACGAAACCAGAAACATGTACGGTCTGCAAAGGTAGTGGACAACAGGAAGTTGTTCAGAACACTCCATTTGGTCGTATGGTGAATCGCCGTGCATGTTCAAACTGTAGTGGTACAGGACAAATTATTAAAGAAAAATGTACAACGTGCAGTGGTAGCGGTAAAGTACGCAAGCAACGCAAAATCCATGTTCGCATTCCAGCGGGCGTAGATGATGGTGCACAACTGCGTATGACAGGTGAAGGTGAAGGTGGCCTGCGTGGTGGCCCAGCGGGAGACTTGTATATTGTTATTCGTGTGAAATCACATGATTTCTTCGAACGTGAAGGAGACGATATTTACTGCGAGATTCCACTGACGTTTGCTCAGGCAGCATTGGGAGATGAGATTGAAATTCCAACGTTGACTGAAAAAGTGAAGTTGAAAATTCCAGCGGGTACACAAACCGGAACTTATTTCCGCCTCAAAGGCAAAGGGGTTCCACGCCTGCGCGGTATGGGTCAAGGGGATCAACATGTAAAAGTGGTTGTTGTTACACCTAGCAAGCTGAATGACGAGCAGAAAGATCTGTTGCGCCAAATTGCTGCCCTAGATGGAGAACAAACTCATGAGCATGAGCAATCCTTCTTTGATCGAGTAAAACGCGCATTCCGTGGTGACTAA
- the dnaK gene encoding molecular chaperone DnaK, translating to MSKVIGIDLGTTNSCVAVMEGGEAVVIPNPEGARTTPSVVGFKKDGERVVGETAKRQAITNPDRTIISIKRHMGTSHKETIDSKDYSPQEISAIILQKLKADAEAYLGQTVTQAVITVPAYFNDSQRQATKDAGKIAGLEVLRIVNEPTAAALAYGMEKSEDQTILVYDLGGGTFDVSILELGDGFFEVKATSGDNQLGGDDFDQVIIDYLVSEFKKDQGIDLSKDKAAVQRLKDAAEKAKKELSGVLTTTISLPFITVADGVPQHLELNLSRAKFEEISAGLVERTLEPTRRALSDAGMTANDIDKIVLVGGSTRIPAVQEAIKKLTGKEPHKGVNPDEVVALGAAVQAGVLTGDVKDVVLLDVTPLSLGIETAGGVFTKMIERNTTIPTSKSQVFSTYADNQPSVEIHVLQGEREMAAGNKSLGRFMLGDIPPAPRGVPQIEVSFDIDANGIVNVSATDKGTNKTQKITITSSSGLSDAEVEQMMKDAELHAEEDKKRKELVEAKNSADQLIYSVDKTIKDLGEKADAGEVEKANAAKEKLQGVVATDNLEDIKAATEELTEIVQQLSVKLYEQAQAQEQAAQGAEEQQGSAKRDNVVDADYEVVDEDKKQN from the coding sequence ATGAGCAAAGTAATCGGTATTGACTTAGGAACAACTAACTCATGCGTAGCGGTTATGGAAGGCGGCGAGGCTGTCGTAATTCCAAACCCAGAAGGCGCACGTACAACTCCATCCGTAGTAGGTTTCAAAAAAGACGGTGAGCGTGTTGTAGGTGAGACTGCGAAACGCCAAGCAATTACGAATCCAGATCGTACGATCATTTCGATCAAACGTCACATGGGTACTTCCCATAAAGAAACAATCGACAGCAAAGATTATTCTCCACAAGAGATCTCTGCAATCATCCTGCAAAAGCTGAAAGCTGATGCTGAAGCTTACCTGGGTCAAACGGTAACTCAAGCGGTTATCACAGTTCCAGCTTACTTCAATGACAGTCAGCGTCAAGCAACGAAAGATGCTGGTAAAATCGCTGGTTTGGAAGTTCTGCGTATCGTCAACGAACCAACAGCAGCGGCTCTGGCATATGGTATGGAGAAATCCGAAGATCAAACGATCCTCGTGTATGACCTTGGTGGCGGTACGTTCGACGTATCTATCCTTGAACTTGGCGATGGATTCTTCGAAGTTAAAGCAACTAGTGGTGACAACCAATTGGGTGGAGATGACTTCGACCAAGTAATCATTGATTACCTCGTAAGTGAATTTAAGAAAGATCAAGGTATTGATCTGAGCAAAGATAAAGCAGCGGTTCAACGTTTGAAAGATGCAGCGGAAAAAGCGAAAAAAGAACTTTCCGGCGTATTGACTACAACGATCTCCCTGCCGTTTATTACTGTGGCTGACGGCGTTCCTCAACACTTGGAATTGAACCTGAGCCGTGCGAAATTCGAAGAAATTTCTGCTGGTCTGGTTGAGCGTACGCTTGAACCAACTCGTCGCGCATTGAGCGATGCGGGTATGACTGCTAACGATATCGACAAAATCGTATTGGTTGGTGGATCCACACGTATTCCAGCAGTACAAGAAGCAATCAAAAAACTGACAGGTAAAGAGCCTCACAAAGGCGTTAACCCGGATGAAGTTGTAGCTTTGGGTGCTGCTGTACAAGCGGGCGTACTGACAGGTGATGTGAAAGACGTTGTATTGCTTGACGTAACTCCATTGTCCCTGGGTATCGAAACTGCAGGTGGCGTGTTTACCAAAATGATCGAACGCAACACAACGATTCCTACAAGTAAATCTCAAGTGTTCTCCACTTATGCGGACAATCAACCAAGCGTTGAGATCCACGTCCTGCAAGGTGAGCGTGAGATGGCAGCGGGTAACAAATCACTTGGACGCTTCATGCTGGGAGATATCCCACCAGCTCCACGTGGAGTTCCACAAATCGAAGTTAGCTTCGATATTGATGCCAACGGTATTGTTAACGTATCTGCAACAGATAAAGGTACAAACAAAACACAAAAAATCACAATCACTTCTTCCAGCGGTTTGAGCGATGCTGAAGTTGAGCAAATGATGAAAGATGCTGAGCTGCATGCTGAGGAAGATAAAAAACGCAAAGAACTCGTTGAAGCTAAAAACAGTGCAGACCAACTGATCTACTCTGTGGACAAAACGATTAAAGATCTTGGTGAAAAAGCTGACGCTGGTGAAGTTGAAAAAGCTAACGCTGCAAAAGAAAAATTGCAAGGTGTAGTAGCTACAGACAACTTGGAAGACATCAAAGCAGCTACAGAAGAACTGACAGAGATCGTTCAACAACTGTCCGTAAAACTGTATGAGCAAGCACAAGCACAAGAGCAAGCGGCTCAAGGTGCTGAAGAGCAACAAGGTTCTGCTAAACGTGATAACGTTGTTGACGCGGATTACGAAGTAGTAGACGAAGATAAAAAACAAAACTAA
- the grpE gene encoding nucleotide exchange factor GrpE: MKEEQSFAAEEQEQQDTTAAESQEPVNEAGAAEVQAEEMVGQEQGEIARLMAEAEEHQQRFVRAQADFDNFRRRTQKEKEELAKYASMKLITELVPVIDNFERAMATVPEGTESESFSKGIQMIFRQLESVLNNEGLTAMETVGQPFNPEFHQAIMQVESDEYEEGTVVEEVQKGYMLKDKVLRPAMVKVSS; the protein is encoded by the coding sequence TTGAAAGAGGAGCAATCATTCGCAGCAGAAGAGCAGGAACAACAGGACACAACAGCGGCTGAAAGCCAGGAGCCTGTTAACGAAGCAGGTGCTGCAGAAGTACAGGCTGAGGAGATGGTAGGTCAAGAGCAAGGTGAGATCGCACGTTTGATGGCAGAAGCTGAGGAACATCAGCAACGCTTTGTCCGTGCACAAGCTGATTTTGACAACTTCCGTCGCCGCACTCAAAAGGAAAAAGAAGAACTAGCGAAATATGCTTCGATGAAGCTGATCACCGAACTCGTGCCGGTTATCGACAATTTCGAGCGTGCTATGGCAACTGTACCTGAAGGTACAGAGAGTGAATCTTTTTCCAAAGGCATTCAAATGATCTTCCGCCAGTTGGAGTCCGTGTTAAACAACGAAGGTCTGACTGCAATGGAGACGGTAGGACAACCGTTCAATCCTGAATTCCACCAAGCGATCATGCAAGTGGAAAGCGACGAGTATGAAGAAGGTACCGTTGTTGAGGAAGTCCAAAAAGGTTATATGCTTAAAGATAAAGTGCTTCGTCCGGCTATGGTTAAGGTAAGCTCATAA
- the hrcA gene encoding heat-inducible transcriptional repressor HrcA → MLTERQRMILNAIVDDYIRSAEPVGSRSISKRGDVGYSPATIRNEMADLEDMGFLEQPHTSAGRIPSHKGYRYYVDHLVPWNQVEPQELDDLKSFFAEKLNVMEQVIQHASVILSHMTNYTSILLGPEVFHTSLRHFQLLPLNEREAVAIIVTNTGQVENKTVQIPPEISVAEMENVVRLLNTKLVGVPIYKLKSRLYTELGQEMERHINRYEEVMQVLNSAFDNEHDNRLFLSGATNMLTQPEFKDVEKVKDILDLLDETPTLMKLMMPVPGGSGIQVRIGTENDHEAFANCSLITASYSLDGEALGSIGILGPTRMDYARVIHILNTLSRDLTSMLTHRFK, encoded by the coding sequence ATGTTAACTGAGCGTCAACGTATGATTCTGAACGCTATAGTGGATGACTATATCCGTTCAGCTGAGCCCGTAGGGTCCCGAAGCATCTCCAAACGAGGAGATGTTGGATACAGTCCAGCGACGATCCGTAATGAGATGGCGGATCTTGAGGATATGGGATTTCTGGAACAGCCGCATACATCTGCTGGACGAATTCCTTCCCACAAGGGCTACCGATATTATGTCGATCATCTGGTTCCGTGGAATCAAGTGGAGCCTCAAGAATTGGACGATCTGAAATCATTTTTTGCTGAGAAGTTAAATGTCATGGAACAGGTCATACAGCATGCATCAGTCATATTGTCACATATGACCAACTATACTTCGATCTTGCTTGGACCGGAAGTGTTCCATACCTCACTTCGCCACTTTCAACTGTTACCGCTCAATGAACGGGAAGCTGTGGCGATTATTGTAACGAATACAGGCCAAGTTGAGAACAAAACGGTACAGATTCCACCGGAAATCTCGGTTGCCGAGATGGAGAATGTGGTACGTCTGTTAAATACCAAATTGGTTGGTGTACCTATTTATAAACTCAAATCACGCCTTTATACAGAGCTTGGGCAAGAGATGGAACGACATATTAATCGCTATGAAGAAGTAATGCAGGTGCTGAATAGCGCTTTTGACAATGAGCACGACAATCGTCTGTTCCTTAGCGGTGCTACCAATATGTTAACTCAACCTGAGTTTAAAGATGTTGAAAAGGTTAAAGATATTCTTGACCTGTTAGATGAAACGCCAACACTGATGAAGTTAATGATGCCCGTGCCGGGTGGATCTGGCATTCAGGTACGGATTGGTACCGAGAATGATCATGAAGCCTTTGCCAATTGCAGCTTAATTACAGCATCTTACTCATTGGATGGCGAGGCCTTAGGTTCCATTGGTATACTGGGGCCTACACGAATGGATTACGCGCGTGTCATTCATATTTTAAATACACTCTCTCGTGACTTGACTTCGATGTTAACGCATCGTTTCAAATAA
- a CDS encoding N-acetyltransferase — protein sequence MSVICRKAVPEDVEPLYEMIKGYAERGIMLPRSREVLHRQLEHFVVAEVDGEVVGCGSLCRLGNDLVEVRSLGISEGHKGLGIGSRLLDRLVEEAQNQKIPKVMALTYEVSFFEKNGFAIVDKEIFPEKVWTDCVHCSKQNCCDEIAVLKELEISA from the coding sequence ATGTCGGTAATATGCAGAAAAGCCGTGCCGGAAGATGTTGAACCGCTATATGAAATGATTAAGGGATACGCAGAGCGTGGGATCATGCTTCCGCGATCAAGGGAAGTACTGCATAGGCAGCTGGAACACTTTGTCGTTGCAGAAGTGGATGGTGAGGTCGTGGGATGTGGGTCGCTTTGCCGTTTGGGCAACGATCTGGTTGAGGTTAGATCCCTTGGTATCTCAGAAGGACACAAAGGACTCGGCATAGGTTCCCGGTTGCTGGATCGACTGGTGGAAGAAGCTCAGAATCAGAAAATTCCTAAAGTGATGGCACTCACTTATGAAGTTTCTTTCTTTGAGAAAAATGGCTTTGCCATTGTAGATAAAGAGATTTTCCCTGAAAAAGTATGGACAGACTGCGTGCATTGCAGCAAACAAAATTGCTGCGACGAAATTGCAGTGCTGAAAGAACTAGAAATTTCCGCCTGA